In Calonectris borealis chromosome 8, bCalBor7.hap1.2, whole genome shotgun sequence, the genomic stretch CAGGGACTGGCAAGCTGGGCGCATCACTCATGACAGCTACCGCAATGGCTCCGAGGACGGGGCGCTGGCGTACAAGCTCCTAATCCAGACCGGCAACAAGAAGGAGCCCTTCAACTTCAATCAGGTgtgtggggacagggctggggcaaCCGGGCTAGGGATGACACTGTGCCCGCTGCCCTGCTCATGCCCgctcctgctctctcctcatAGCTGACCACGCGGCGGCTGGTGGACGAGAACGGCATCATCCCCCCTGACACCTTCTACATCTGCTTGACGGTGTGGGCCAGCAATGACCCCCTGGGCTTCGCTGCCTCCCAGGCCAACTTCTACCCCCCGCCGCCCGAGTGGATCCATGACAAGTACGACACCACGGGCGAGAACCTGCGAAGTGAGTGAGCGCGGtgggctccccacagccccctcctacCTCCCGGCATCCCCCTGCAGAGGACCCCACTCCCTGCACCTTCCCTGCCCCGCAAGCATCCCCCTGAAGAGAAACCCCCCCGCATCCCTTGTCCCATCAGCATCTTCTGGTAGAGAAACTGCCCTGCTTCCCCGCGCCCCACgctcctccccctgcaccccacaccctgAGCATCCCACTGCGCACCCCCCCTGCCCTTCgccctcctgctgcagcaacacctccctgctccagcccatgAGCATCTCACCGCAAAGAAGCCCCTCCACTCTGTTCCCCCTCTGTCCCACAAACATTCCCCTGCTCCCCGTGACCCCCTACCCCACAAGCATCCTGCTGGCAGAGAAACCCCCTCCCCCTTGCCCCCAGTCTGCTCCCTGcgtgctccccagccccgtggtACCCAACCAGGCATCGGGCTGCCTGGGCTGCCTTCAGGCTGGTGTGGCTGGGGTGCCCCCATGCTGCCTGGACCTCCATACTGCCCGTGATCTCCTCTCCAGTCCCGGCAGCCCAGCCACTGGAGTTTGCCCAGTTCCCCTTCTACCTGAGCGGGCTGCGTCGCACGGCCGACTTCGTGGAGGCGATCGAGAGCGTGCGGGCCATCTGCCGGGAGGCCGCCCAGCGCCACGGGGTGCTGAGCTACCCCAGCGGCTACCCCTTCCTCTTCTGGGAGCAGTACATCGGCCTGCGCCACTGGTTCCTGCTGGCCATCAGCATCCTGCTGGCCTGCACCTTCCTCGTctgtgccctgctgctgctcaacCCCTGGACGGCCGGCATCATCGTGAGTACGCACCCCGATGCATGGGGACCGGGGGGTGACCGGCCGCGCTGCCCTCCTGATGGATAGGGACAGGGACATCCAACTGGAGCAGGGATCATCCCAGGACATCCAGGGAGCATCCCTGCTCCCATCCTGCTGGGTGGCCCTGGGTACCTGCTTCATGGGGATGGGGCGATGGGGTGGCGAGGGGCACCCTGGGTGGAAGAGGCACCCATATGGAGGTGGCAGTGGATGGGGAACACCCATATGGAGGGATCAGGGACATCGCTTATGAAGGGAACAtatggaggggacaggggtctGGGGACATCTATGCAGAGGAGTGTGGGGGAACACCCGTATGGAGATGTCAGCAGGTGGGCAACCCATATGGAGGGGTCAGGGACACCCCTTATGAAGGGAACGTATGTAGTGGGCAGGGGTTTGGGGACACCCATGcagaggagggtgagggccacCCCAATAGATGGAACAGAGGGACACCCCAAATAGAGGGAAAAGGGGCAACGGGGTGAGGCTGCCCTATATGGAGGGGTAGGATTGGGTATGCCAGGCggaggggcagaggggacagCCGGTCAGAGCCACCCCTCACTGACCCCATCGCCCCCCAGGTCTCCATCCTGGCCATGATGGCAGTGGAGCTGTTTGGCATCATGGGGCTGATGGGCATCAAGCTGAGCGCCATCCCCGTGGTCATCCTCATCGCCTCGGTGGGCATCGGTGTGGAGTTCACTGTCCATGTGGCCTTGGTGAGCACAGGCAGacccctgcccagccatggggcGCCCCAGTTCCCTCTCCCCTGGCACCCTCACCCCCTTGGCCATGTGCCGATGGATGGCCACGTTACGGGTGGCACACAGGGACGAGCCCTGCATGACATCCCCATCCCATGCAGGGTTTCCTGACGGCTGCGGGGAGCAGGAACGTGCGCTCGGCCGCAGCGCTGGAGCACACTTTCGCCCCTGTGATGGACGGCGCCGTCTCCACCCTCCTGGGCGTCCTCATGTTGGCTGGCTCTGAGTTTGACTTCATCATGAGGTGAGCGCCGGAGGGGCATAAACCAGCCGCTTGTTGCCCCCCAAAAGCTTTGGCAATGGGGGCTGGTGAGCATGGCAGCCCCCCTGGCTGGCAGTGCGGATTTGGGGCAGCTGGCGAGGGCATGTCTTGGCAGGGGAGCTGGGGAGACATGGGGGGAGGCTGGGGTGTGTGGTGTGGGTAGCCATGTTTGGGGTGGGATGGGCTTCATGGGGGCTGTGCCTGCTTACCCCCTCTGCCTGCGGCCCCCCCAGGTACTTCTTTGCCGTGCTCACCGTCCTGACGCTGCTGGGGCTGCTCAAcgggctggtgctgctgcccgtCCTGCTCTCCGTCATCGGGCCACCCCCCGAGGTACGAGACCCCTGTCCCacctctccctgtccctcccCCACCCTGAACCCACCTCTTCATCCCCCATTGCCCCTCACCCTGTCCCCCCTTCACCCTATACCCATCCTTGCCTTGCCCAGGCCCAACCTCACCTCGTACCCACCTCAGCCCATCCCTCACCCAGTACCATCCCTGCTGTACCCCATCCTTTCTCTGCCCCATATCCAACTTGCCCCATACCTGCATGACCCCGCTCCTGCCTCACCCCACACTGgactccccccatccctccctgacCCATTTACCCCATCCCTGCCTCACCTCCTATCTCCCTCACCCCACACAGCCCTCGCCCCATCCTCGCATCACCCCGTActccctgccaccccctgctcctccatccctgcATGTCCCCTGTCTCTCTGACGCTGTTCCTTCTCTCCCCAGGCATCCCCAGTGGATAATggcccccgcctgccccctccGGAACCGGTGCCCCCATGCCTGGGCCCCGGTGGGCTATACGTCCGACGTGCCCCAGCCTGGCCTGCCGCCtttcccgacccctcggacacggaGCGCTACGCGGAGAGCGTGGGGCCAGGCAGTCCCCGGGGACCCTTCATcgtgccccctgccccggcacacATCCTGCTGGAGGCCGGCAAGGACCCCAGCTTCCCCCGCATCACCGTGAGTCTCTGCCTGCTGTGGCATCGCCGGCTCCCTGGCATCCCCTGGGAGAGGGTCACAGATAGAGCCAGGGGACGGGGGCTTGTGGGTCTCCTGTGACCCTGGTGGGGTTACCGGAGGGATTCTTGGTGTGGCTGGGACCCCTCACACGCCGTTTACCCCCCCCAGGTGCTGAAGCCCTACAAGGACAGCCCGGAGGTCCAGGAGAAGAAGGAGGCTCCTGGCCCGCAGCCCACACCCTCCCTGCCCTTCGGGGAGCcgtgccccgcgctgccccgagACTACCCGCAGTACTGCCCACTGggtgcccagccagccccccctgcagccctgcctgcctacAGCACCCACCTGCAGGGTCCCGCTGGCAGCTACACCACCGTCACGGCCACCGCTTCGGTGACAGTGGCCCTGCACCCCACGCTGCCTGGCTCCTACCCCAACTTTGGCCCCGAGGGCTTCGCCAGTGGTGAGCGGGACTGCCTGGAGGAGCCCAGCATGCCCAGCACGGGTGGCACCGCCATGCCCAATGCCTTCGAGATGCAGAGCATTGGACGCCGTGGGGCAGGCACCCAGCGTTAGGTGAGCTTGGGGACACAGGCACCCTACCCCGGGGCTTCATGCACGGTGGCTTGGGGGCGTGGGTTGGGTTTAGAGGGGCCCGGCTGacccctcctttctctctccctgcaggTTGCCAGCTCCTGGGCAAAGCATCTCCCCAGAGCCCGGCGGGCACGGGAGGGTGCAGAGCAGGGTCGCCCGCATTGTGCTGCTAATCGCCGGAGCGGCAATGCCCCCTGGTCTCAGCCAAGAAGGACcggccccccgtgccccccgtaaaggggctcagcagggcaggctggcacTTCTATGCAAGCTGTGTGCAGGCCATGCCGTGCCCGTatgtccccagcctggggctgtgccAATGGTGCCGTGTCCTCCCACACAGGGTTTGGGGTTACCCTGCCCCGGGCTTGTTGCCCCTCCCAGAAATGGAAGCACTAACCCCTCCTCTGTTTCTGGAGCTGCTGGCAAGGCGGGCTTGGTGCCCTGCCAGCTCCCCCGCTGTGGGGTCACTGCCTGCTCCCCGTCACctcctcctgggaccccccacccgggccacatgctggggtgccccaacaGGGTGCCCTGGTGCCCCCCATCCCAATAAGGGGGCAGCCCCAGAGCCAGCTGTGCCCTGGGGTGCCGTGGGCAAGGCCTGGGGCGGGCACCCCCACCTTTATTTATTGCAAAGGGAAACTAtctatagagagatatatatttttaagcttattttaaaagatttatttctcaGCCTACGGCCTCGCCCAGCTGCCCAGGGtgcaggcggggagggggcagacCCTTTGCCAGTGCAGGGCTGCCCAGCGGAGGCAGCAGGAGCCCAAGGCGGGAACGCAGACCTGGTTCATGCCCCTGCtccatggggtgctgggtggccaTGGGCAGCTCACCCCCTTTGACACtctgctccgtgcctcagtttccccactggtGAGCATGAGAGTGCTGGAGATAGGGGACATGCCACGGAGCCAGGGAGCCTGTTGCTCCCACCGCACAGGCAGAGTTTtgggggggtccttggggtggTCCTTGCTGTGCCGAACCCCTGAGCTGTCCCACAGTCACGGCCCTCGTGCAACGCTCGTGCTCTGCCCTGGTGACAGCACATGCTGATGCACACCCGCGGCAGCGCACGCTCACGTGGGTGCCCACAGTGCCACCGGGCACATCTCTCTGGGAAAGCAAATTTCTCACCATGTCCCCGTGCAGCGGGGCTGTCTCTGAGGCcagcccctgtccctgtccccatcccgggcACCGTCTGCACCGTTACCCAGCACTTTAACTCCAGCGGTGTTTGCCGTGCCCGTCACCCcagtcccccccggcccccagacACTGCCGCTGAGCTGGGGTGGCCCGGGGACCCCATCCCCGTGCCAGGCGTGGGCACGGTGGGCAgcccccccctcttccccccccaacACGCCATCTAAGTTATTTATATCAAAGAGAGCAAAGGTTTATTTTTGTAGTTTGTACAGGCGGTAGTGGGGActgaaggtttatttttaaagagtaaatatatatattatatataaattacCTGCCGTGTCCGGCCCTTTCTCCTGGGGGTGAcatctgggggtggggggtgggggggatgcttGAGACAGACCCAGCTGCGTGTGCACACGCAATGGGGTGTGCAGGTGGGGGGGTGCACACTGTGCAGAGGTGTGTAAGAGTGTGTGTGGCACATGGGGGGCTGCTGGCCTGTCTCCCCACCCTGGCGCTatgaggggctgggggctgctggcagagctTGGGGTGGGTCTCGGGGGGGGGCACTGGCATTAGTGCAGCGGTGCTGGGTGGGTGCAAAGATGCTGGGGTCTCCCGTCCCACTTACCCCCCGCTAAGCCCCAggctccccatcccttccccactCCTGCCACGGGCTGGAGGGTTGTGCCCCTGCCCGGGCCGGTGCCAGCGctcgctgcctgctgcagcacggccccgccgccgggggagggcAGCACGGCCCTGGGGAAGGGCCCCAGCGCAGGGCCCGGCTGCGGGGCAGCAGTGGAGTTGGGAAAGGGGGAGCTCGCCCTGTGCCCCCGTCCCTCAAGGgaccctgcagccctgccaccccTGGGGTCACCGCCCGGGCTGCGTGCGAGTGCCACGGCGCCTGGGCGTCCTCGCACCCACCCCATGGCCCAGCTCCAACCCTGCCAGTCCCTGCACCCCTTTCTGGGGTGACCCGGGCATCCTGCCCTGACCCCGAAGCTGTGGCTTGGGGCAAAGGGCTTTATTGATGCTCTTGGCTGCGGCGGCTCCTCCGGCAGTGCCCAGCCCCTCAGCCTGCCCCACTGCGGAGCACCAGGCCGGGGGGCACTGCCGCTGCCCGAGCCCCCGGGTCAGGCTGGGGGGACCTCGGCACCGGGCCCCTACTTGGCGTGTGGGTCCAGCTGGCGGTGGTGGTCACGGGGCCGCGtgccgcgccggggccggcagAGGCGTGAGGGCACCCCGCTGCCCTTCCTCAGCGCGTGGGACCGCCAGGCTGCCGCGATGCTCTCCACctacagggacagggatgggggcaTCAGCATGGCCACAGCATAGTCCCCCCCAAACCCGGCCCCGCAGCATTCTCCAGCCCCAGAAGTGAGCCGGGGCACCCCAAGGGGAGGTAGCACCTCACCGGGATGAGCAGGTCCCGCTGGTTGTGGCTCTCCAGCGTCGCCAGCTCGCTGGGTGCCAGCAAAGGCAGGCGCAGCTCCCGCACAGGCAGGGCGGCCACCTCGGGCACTGGGCGCTCCAAGACAGCCTGCGGGATGTGAGGAATGGGGCTGGTGATGCCTTGGGcaccgggggtgtttggggggaaCACAGCCTCTGTGCCCATCGCACAGCCCTGGGCTCAGAGGCAGGGTGCCTGGGTTGCCTGCCTGGGCTGGTGAGGGGGCCGGGCACCCCTGGGTGGCTTTGCCTGGAGGGGCAGCCAGGACCAACCCCCCCATCACTGCTTGTATTGCACTCACCGAGCTGACGTGTGCCCACTCCCGCACGGCCTGCACGAGGTCCAGCTCGTCCACGGCCAGGCGGTCACTGCGGAGCACCTGTGCCAGCACCACGTCGGAGAGCTCGTGGAAGCCCTGCGTCTGCACCACCGCCTGCCAGCACACCACAGCACCGCGGCGCTGGTACTGGGACCCTACACTAGCCCCGATCCTCCATGGGCCATCGGACCCATCCTGGTGCCATCCCTGCCTGGcactccagcatccccccacccGGACCCCCATCCCCTGGCACCCCAGTACCACCCAGCCAGCCTCTACCTGTCACCCAGCATCTTCCCCCCAAACACCATttgctccctttcctcccctgcccagcctccccatTCTTAGGGACCCTGCCCCCCTGCCTCGTGCTGTGTCCCCCAGTGTTCCCCATGCCACGTGCCCCCGGTGCTCCCCATGCCCTGGGGTACCCCATGCCATGCTCCCCCATCGCCCGCAGCCGTACCGCGGTGCAGCCCTCAATGAAGGCcaggcagtgctgctggaggTCTGCCTGCCCATAGGTCACCGCAGCCTGTGGGACAACACAGACACCTGCGAGGGGGtccggggcaggagggacacccCTGCCAAAGCCCTACAGAGACACGGGCACTCTCAGGGACCCAGGTGAGGCGAGCATCCCCATGCGTGGGTGCCACAGTGTGATGAGGAAGGGGCACCAAGGTGCCCTCCTTTCCTGGCCTGCCCCACAGCAAAGGGTTTGGTGGCTCTACCGCCTACAACGGTCACTCAGCCCTGCCGTCAGCAGGAAGCCCCTGATTTTCCACCGCTGCTCAGGGACGTCACCCAGCCCCGGGTGGGCGAGGGGCCCCGGCGTTGCTCTCACAAGGCCACACTGCGGGGACATGGGGCCACCCGTCCCCAGTGCTCCTTGCATGGGCACAGGGTCAGCTTAGAGCCCCCCACATGTGCTCCATGCCCTGGT encodes the following:
- the BTBD19 gene encoding BTB/POZ domain-containing protein 19 translates to MAGPCSARLQGETAAFTAALRTLVNNPQFSDVTFVVGREQQKVFAHRCVLACRCQAFQGMLGQGLAGSEDPPSSIPPQGPFILGNVQPEVFLAVIEFLYTNSVTLNSHIALEVLTSSVEYGLQDLCKLCVKFIKDTLSVEQVCEALQAAVTYGQADLQQHCLAFIEGCTAAVVQTQGFHELSDVVLAQVLRSDRLAVDELDLVQAVREWAHVSSAVLERPVPEVAALPVRELRLPLLAPSELATLESHNQRDLLIPVESIAAAWRSHALRKGSGVPSRLCRPRRGTRPRDHHRQLDPHAK